A genomic segment from Thiomicrorhabdus aquaedulcis encodes:
- a CDS encoding c-type cytochrome, giving the protein MKNTLIALAAAGLVSFGAAAQAGDAAAGATAYATCIGCHGAAGEGGVGPKLAGAPAAETVAKLNKYKAGEQVGPMTSMMAPMAAGLSDADIANIAAYTASL; this is encoded by the coding sequence ATGAAAAACACGTTAATTGCTTTAGCTGCGGCTGGTTTAGTTTCTTTTGGTGCAGCAGCGCAAGCTGGTGATGCCGCTGCTGGTGCAACAGCTTACGCTACTTGCATTGGTTGTCACGGTGCCGCTGGTGAAGGCGGAGTAGGTCCAAAACTTGCAGGTGCCCCTGCAGCTGAAACCGTTGCTAAGTTAAATAAGTACAAAGCTGGTGAACAAGTAGGTCCTATGACTTCTATGATGGCACCAATGGCGGCTGGTCTTTCTGACGCCGACATCGCTAACATCGCCGCTTACACAGCTTCTCTATAA
- a CDS encoding 4a-hydroxytetrahydrobiopterin dehydratase, translated as MTHINPFLQDLLAQHCQEMQKGQKPMIIPAIESHLSQLPGWDAPLNYASISKKFTFKNYPQTIAFVNAVTWLANKEDHHPNICFDYNHCTVSLTTHVAEGLTQNDMIMAAKINQLLE; from the coding sequence ATGACCCACATTAACCCATTTTTACAAGACCTCTTGGCGCAACACTGCCAAGAGATGCAAAAAGGCCAAAAGCCCATGATTATTCCGGCCATTGAAAGCCACCTTAGCCAACTGCCTGGTTGGGATGCGCCGTTAAATTACGCCTCCATCTCTAAAAAGTTTACCTTTAAAAACTACCCCCAAACCATCGCGTTTGTAAACGCAGTAACATGGTTGGCCAACAAAGAAGATCACCACCCTAACATTTGTTTTGACTACAATCACTGCACCGTAAGCCTCACCACTCATGTCGCCGAAGGGTTAACCCAAAACGATATGATTATGGCCGCCAAAATCAATCAACTGCTTGAATAA
- a CDS encoding c-type cytochrome yields the protein MKKLMIASVAATLLFSASAYALEAPAKASTCIGCHGADGNSVVPNFPKLAGQHASYTASQLKDFRDGVRKNATMAPFAKGLTDQEITDLANFYAAQQAK from the coding sequence ATGAAAAAATTAATGATCGCTTCAGTGGCCGCAACGCTATTATTTTCTGCCTCTGCTTATGCGTTAGAAGCCCCAGCTAAAGCCAGCACCTGCATAGGTTGTCATGGTGCCGATGGCAACAGCGTTGTGCCAAACTTTCCTAAGTTAGCAGGTCAACACGCCAGTTACACGGCCAGTCAGTTAAAAGACTTTCGTGATGGTGTTCGCAAAAATGCAACCATGGCGCCATTTGCAAAAGGTCTAACGGATCAAGAGATTACCGACTTGGCTAATTTTTACGCAGCACAGCAAGCTAAATAA
- the rsgA gene encoding ribosome small subunit-dependent GTPase A produces the protein MTKRRLTQQQKRRVSDKNLHAHTPNQETKLTAKNPADSVTLPATSLENQLGDKQPGLVITSFGKRVLVESENGERYTCAIRQHLGKLVAGDNVIWQTDVEAHTGVVVSVLPRAHELSRPGFRGQTRMVAANIDFIGVVAPVAPGIHPDMIDRYLVAAMQLDIPVIIIINKVDLLHTDEDWESIAEVLHPYDEMGIELLTASTVSKEGLDELREFMEAKNTVFVGPSGAGKSSLINALIPDLAIRVNELSASTGLGKHTTTNSILYHLPSIDGTSRYSGNLIDSPGVRQFSPNPCSLSELERYYPDFAPFLGQCKYNNCTHSIEPHCAIKTAVENDDIALSRYQSFQRLLEEFKAQALALANTANPE, from the coding sequence ATGACAAAACGCCGGTTAACCCAACAACAAAAACGCCGTGTTTCAGATAAAAATCTGCACGCCCACACGCCCAATCAAGAGACCAAGTTAACCGCCAAAAATCCGGCTGACTCCGTTACCTTACCAGCCACGTCATTAGAAAACCAACTAGGCGACAAACAACCAGGCCTGGTCATTACCAGCTTTGGAAAACGCGTGTTAGTCGAAAGTGAAAACGGCGAACGCTACACATGCGCCATTCGTCAACATCTAGGCAAATTAGTGGCCGGCGACAATGTTATTTGGCAAACCGATGTTGAGGCACACACCGGCGTAGTGGTCAGCGTGTTACCGCGCGCGCATGAACTCAGTCGCCCAGGATTTAGAGGGCAAACCCGAATGGTGGCCGCCAACATTGACTTTATTGGTGTGGTCGCCCCCGTTGCACCCGGAATTCACCCCGACATGATTGACCGCTACTTGGTCGCCGCCATGCAACTGGACATTCCGGTGATTATCATCATCAACAAAGTCGATTTACTGCACACCGACGAAGATTGGGAAAGTATTGCCGAAGTATTGCATCCCTACGATGAAATGGGCATTGAATTGCTCACGGCCTCAACCGTCTCTAAAGAAGGTTTGGATGAACTGCGTGAATTTATGGAAGCCAAAAACACCGTGTTTGTTGGGCCATCAGGGGCTGGAAAATCCTCACTTATTAACGCGCTGATTCCAGACTTGGCCATTCGAGTAAACGAACTTTCAGCGTCTACTGGCTTGGGCAAGCACACCACCACCAACAGCATTTTGTACCACTTACCCAGCATTGACGGCACATCACGCTATAGCGGCAATTTAATTGACTCACCCGGTGTACGGCAATTTAGTCCAAACCCTTGTTCTTTAAGCGAGCTTGAACGTTATTATCCAGACTTTGCACCGTTTTTAGGACAATGTAAATACAACAACTGTACCCACTCTATAGAGCCGCACTGCGCCATTAAAACAGCCGTCGAAAACGATGACATTGCCTTAAGTCGGTACCAAAGTTTTCAACGTTTATTAGAAGAGTTTAAAGCCCAAGCCTTAGCGTTGGCTAACACCGCTAATCCTGAATAA